A window of Ruania suaedae contains these coding sequences:
- a CDS encoding ATP-binding protein: MTPDLIRRNASDLVAETLADTPVTVISGARQVGKSTLMQQLISGRNARTINLDLAVDRAAAERDPDGFAMQYPDGLLAIDEIQRVPALLTSLKAAVDQDRRPGRFIVTGSADLLSLRGAQESLAGRAQTIPLEGLSRGEVAGRVEDFAAYAWRLPTEVPADRPAYTRRDYLEIATAPSFPELREAPARARGRWMENYADRVLSKDTTDVSGISYVDRLGPLLDVLAARNGSEFVAARVAREVDIPERSVPAYLRAMQSVYLIRVVPGWSNNRAARAVRAPKVYLSDTGLAAHLAGVDVEGLEREVSSTLTGGFVEGFVVGELVKQRAWSQKSYSLSHYRDNHGREVDIVLEDRRREVVGVEVKSAATVGAGDFRGLELLRDKVGQRFVAGVVLYTGTRAVPFGGRLWALPLATLWEH, from the coding sequence ATGACGCCCGATCTCATCCGTCGAAACGCGAGCGATCTCGTGGCGGAGACCCTCGCGGACACGCCGGTCACGGTGATCAGTGGCGCCCGCCAGGTAGGCAAGAGCACCCTGATGCAACAACTCATCTCGGGCCGCAACGCGCGCACGATCAACCTGGATCTCGCCGTCGATCGCGCCGCCGCTGAGCGCGATCCTGATGGGTTCGCGATGCAGTATCCGGACGGTTTGCTCGCCATCGACGAGATCCAGCGTGTCCCCGCGCTGCTCACCTCGTTGAAGGCAGCAGTCGACCAGGATCGGCGACCAGGCCGCTTCATCGTGACGGGTTCAGCCGACCTGCTGTCGCTGCGGGGCGCGCAGGAATCGTTGGCGGGACGCGCGCAGACCATTCCGCTCGAGGGCCTCAGCCGGGGTGAGGTGGCAGGGCGGGTCGAGGACTTCGCAGCGTACGCCTGGAGATTGCCGACCGAGGTGCCTGCGGATCGCCCTGCGTACACTCGGCGCGACTACCTGGAGATTGCGACTGCCCCCTCATTCCCGGAACTACGCGAGGCGCCCGCCCGTGCCCGCGGCCGATGGATGGAAAACTACGCCGATCGCGTGCTCTCGAAGGACACCACCGATGTCTCCGGGATCTCATACGTGGATCGCCTCGGCCCGCTGCTCGATGTTCTGGCTGCACGCAATGGCAGCGAGTTCGTCGCAGCGAGAGTCGCGCGAGAGGTCGACATACCGGAGCGTTCCGTTCCCGCCTACCTCCGGGCGATGCAGTCCGTCTACCTGATCCGCGTCGTCCCGGGCTGGTCGAACAACAGGGCAGCTCGTGCGGTGCGGGCCCCGAAGGTGTATCTGAGCGACACCGGCCTTGCGGCCCATCTCGCCGGAGTCGACGTCGAGGGTCTCGAGCGCGAGGTGTCGTCGACGCTCACTGGTGGATTCGTCGAGGGCTTCGTGGTCGGAGAACTCGTGAAGCAACGCGCGTGGTCGCAGAAGTCCTACTCACTGTCCCACTACCGCGACAACCACGGTCGTGAGGTCGACATCGTGCTTGAGGATCGTCGCCGCGAGGTGGTCGGGGTCGAGGTGAAGTCTGCGGCGACGGTCGGCGCGGGTGACTTCCGTGGTCTGGAGCTTCTCCGCGACAAGGTGGGTCAGCGGTTCGTCGCCGGGGTGGTCCTGTACACGGGGACTCGTGCCGTTCCCTTCGGTGGCCGGCTCTGGGCGCTGCCGCTCGCCACACTCTGGGAGCACTGA
- a CDS encoding glycoside hydrolase family 78 protein, with product MSVIADAPMIEHHRQPLGIGEARPRLSWTLRHADPGWQQRAYRLLIERGGAEQVTEVASAEQILVPWPGEPLTSRESATVRVQVCGEDGTWSEPSEPSTLEAGLLTPQDWRARPVGARSLEHRDSDSRRPSLVRREFDLDGEIASARLYASAHGLYEAEINGTRVGTDTLAPGWTSYTTRLRYYTYDVTELLRPGGNAVGAWLADGWYRGRIGWYEGFRNVFGEDLSFLGQLEVTYTDGRTETIATDRSWRTAPSPILRSGIYDGEDYDARLEQAGWSAPGFDDGAWEQVAVRYRDPATLVAPTAPPVRCTEEVRPVEVLTSPAGNRILDFGQNLAGRVRLRVSGPAGTTVRLRTAEVLQEGELYTRPLRSARSTDHYTLAGRETEEWEPRFTFHGFRYVEVDGWPGDLDADVAAGALAARVLHTDVERTGWFACSDELVSKLHENIVWGMRSNFVDVPTDCPQRDERAGWTGDIQVFGPTASFLFDVSGMLAGWLRDVEADQLPDGTVPWYVPVIPAHRMWTPIRPGAAWGDVATMLPWTLYQRFGDAGVLETQYGSATRWVDLVDRLAGDDHLWDEGFQLGDWLDPAAPPDDPADARTDRYLVATAYFARSSRLMAQTAERLGKTEDAARYRALADAVAEAFRAAYVLPDGRMTSDAVTAYALGLEFDLLTPAQREVAGRRLAELVREAGHRIATGFVGTPLVTDALTSAGELETAYGLLQERECPSWLYQVEQGATTVWERWDSMLPDGTVNPGKMTSFNHYALGAVADWLHRVVAGLAPAEPGYRRIRFAPRPGGGLTHASARHLTPYGEAAIRWELAGGELTVEVTVPVGTEGVLELPGAEPEILGHGQHRRVVA from the coding sequence ATGAGCGTCATCGCCGACGCCCCCATGATCGAGCATCACCGCCAGCCGCTGGGCATCGGCGAGGCGCGGCCGCGCCTCTCGTGGACGCTGCGGCATGCGGACCCGGGGTGGCAGCAGCGCGCCTACCGCCTGCTGATCGAGCGCGGCGGGGCCGAGCAGGTCACCGAGGTCGCCTCCGCCGAGCAGATCCTGGTGCCGTGGCCGGGGGAACCGCTGACATCCCGGGAGAGCGCCACCGTCCGGGTGCAGGTGTGCGGTGAGGACGGCACCTGGTCGGAGCCCTCCGAGCCCAGCACGCTCGAGGCGGGATTGCTCACGCCACAGGACTGGCGGGCCCGGCCCGTCGGGGCTCGCTCGCTCGAGCACCGCGACTCCGACTCCCGCCGCCCCTCGCTGGTGCGCCGGGAGTTCGACCTCGACGGCGAGATCGCCAGTGCCCGGCTCTACGCCAGCGCCCACGGGCTCTACGAGGCCGAGATCAACGGCACCCGCGTGGGCACCGACACCCTTGCCCCGGGCTGGACCTCCTACACCACCCGGCTGCGGTACTACACCTACGACGTCACCGAGCTGCTACGCCCGGGAGGCAACGCCGTCGGGGCCTGGCTGGCGGACGGCTGGTACCGCGGGCGGATCGGCTGGTACGAGGGGTTCCGGAACGTCTTCGGTGAGGATCTGTCCTTCCTCGGCCAGCTCGAGGTGACCTACACCGACGGGCGCACCGAGACCATCGCCACCGACCGCAGTTGGCGCACCGCGCCGAGTCCGATCCTGCGCTCGGGCATCTACGACGGCGAGGACTACGACGCCCGGCTGGAGCAGGCCGGCTGGTCCGCTCCCGGGTTCGACGACGGCGCCTGGGAGCAGGTGGCCGTGCGCTACCGCGACCCCGCCACGCTGGTGGCCCCGACGGCGCCGCCGGTCCGATGCACCGAAGAAGTCCGGCCGGTTGAGGTGCTCACCTCGCCGGCCGGGAACCGCATCCTCGACTTCGGTCAGAACCTCGCCGGCCGCGTGCGCCTCCGGGTGAGCGGTCCGGCGGGGACCACAGTGCGGCTGCGCACCGCCGAGGTGCTGCAGGAGGGGGAGCTGTACACCCGGCCGCTGCGTTCGGCGCGCTCCACCGATCACTACACCCTGGCCGGGCGCGAGACGGAGGAGTGGGAGCCGCGGTTCACCTTCCACGGGTTCCGGTACGTGGAGGTGGACGGCTGGCCGGGCGATCTCGATGCCGATGTGGCCGCCGGCGCTTTGGCGGCCCGGGTGCTGCACACCGACGTCGAGCGCACCGGCTGGTTCGCGTGCTCCGACGAGCTGGTGAGCAAGCTGCACGAGAACATCGTCTGGGGGATGCGCTCCAACTTCGTCGACGTGCCCACCGACTGCCCGCAGCGGGACGAGCGTGCCGGGTGGACCGGGGATATCCAGGTGTTCGGGCCGACCGCCTCGTTCCTGTTCGACGTCTCCGGGATGCTTGCCGGCTGGCTGCGCGACGTCGAGGCCGATCAGCTGCCCGATGGCACCGTGCCCTGGTACGTGCCGGTGATCCCGGCGCACCGGATGTGGACCCCGATCCGCCCTGGCGCCGCCTGGGGTGATGTGGCGACCATGCTGCCGTGGACCTTGTATCAGCGCTTCGGTGACGCCGGGGTGCTCGAGACCCAGTACGGCAGCGCGACCCGGTGGGTGGATCTGGTGGACCGGCTCGCCGGGGACGACCACCTGTGGGACGAGGGCTTCCAGCTCGGCGACTGGCTCGATCCGGCGGCACCGCCGGACGACCCGGCCGATGCGCGCACCGACCGGTACCTGGTGGCGACCGCGTACTTCGCGCGGTCCTCGCGGTTGATGGCCCAGACGGCCGAGCGGTTGGGCAAGACGGAGGACGCGGCGCGCTACCGGGCGCTCGCGGACGCCGTCGCCGAGGCCTTCCGTGCCGCCTACGTGCTGCCCGACGGACGGATGACCAGCGACGCCGTCACCGCTTACGCGCTCGGGCTGGAGTTCGACCTGCTCACCCCCGCCCAGCGGGAGGTTGCCGGACGGCGGCTGGCCGAGCTGGTGCGTGAGGCCGGGCACCGGATCGCGACCGGGTTCGTCGGCACGCCGCTGGTGACCGATGCGCTGACCTCGGCCGGGGAGCTGGAGACCGCCTACGGGCTGTTGCAGGAGCGCGAGTGCCCCAGCTGGCTGTATCAGGTGGAGCAGGGCGCGACCACGGTGTGGGAGCGGTGGGACTCGATGCTGCCCGATGGCACCGTGAACCCGGGCAAGATGACCTCCTTCAACCACTACGCGCTCGGCGCGGTGGCCGACTGGCTGCACCGGGTGGTGGCGGGGCTGGCGCCCGCGGAGCCCGGGTATCGCCGGATCCGGTTCGCCCCGCGGCCCGGCGGCGGGTTGACCCACGCCTCGGCGCGGCACCTGACGCCGTACGGCGAGGCCGCGATCCGATGGGAGCTCGCCGGCGGTGAGCTGACGGTCGAGGTGACCGTGCCGGTGGGGACCGAGGGTGTGCTGGAGCTGCCGGGCGCGGAGCCGGAGATCCTCGGGCACGGACAGCACCGGCGGGTGGTGGCCTGA
- a CDS encoding DUF4038 domain-containing protein, with product MAQRTAHVHEPYEIELTGPRTPIRADQVPLRAEFTHESGQAMTVLGFWDGERRYLARLAPPLAGTWTWRTTSAAPELDARTGEFTAEPAPSTGTHGIVRVAERFHFAHADGTPFRPVGATVYNWIHQDEELRSQTVDSLSEAGLNKLRFMVFPQAGGYVEHFPELMPFEKTADGWDVGRPVIEFFRRLDSLVADLGAHGIEADVLIFDAYDRGVFGLNDLTEDQDAAYLRYLVARLGAYPNVWWSLCNEFDQMTDRPTERWTRAGELLAEIDAHEHLRSIHNWVELYDYNQPWVTHASIQNGFATETFGRASLYRDVYRKPVVLDEIKYEGDTERWGRLSAEELVDRFWITTSSGCYASHGESFVTESASLHIVEGGRLRGRSPARLGFLRQVLDGLKVPGLDPIDKWDDPACVVGRPREQYLVYLGREAPAEWTFRLPQGHDGDRLEVGDAFEIQIIDTWNMTIATAPEQFVLTDVQRNDAYATGNNPLALPAGEAIALLITRA from the coding sequence ATGGCGCAGCGGACAGCGCACGTGCACGAGCCCTACGAGATCGAGCTCACCGGGCCCCGGACCCCGATCCGGGCCGATCAGGTCCCGCTCCGGGCCGAGTTCACGCACGAGTCCGGCCAGGCCATGACCGTGCTGGGCTTCTGGGACGGCGAGCGCCGCTACCTCGCCCGCCTCGCTCCCCCGCTCGCGGGAACCTGGACATGGCGCACCACCAGCGCCGCACCCGAGCTGGACGCCCGGACCGGCGAGTTCACCGCCGAACCGGCGCCTTCCACCGGCACCCACGGGATCGTCCGCGTCGCCGAGCGCTTCCACTTCGCGCACGCCGACGGCACCCCGTTCCGCCCGGTCGGAGCCACGGTCTACAACTGGATCCACCAGGACGAGGAGCTGCGCAGCCAGACGGTGGACTCCCTCTCCGAGGCGGGCCTGAACAAGCTCCGGTTCATGGTCTTCCCGCAGGCCGGTGGCTACGTCGAGCACTTTCCCGAGCTGATGCCGTTCGAGAAGACCGCGGACGGCTGGGACGTGGGCCGCCCGGTGATCGAGTTCTTCCGCCGCCTGGACTCCCTCGTCGCCGACCTCGGCGCCCACGGCATCGAGGCCGACGTGCTCATCTTCGACGCCTACGACCGCGGCGTGTTCGGCCTCAACGACCTCACCGAGGACCAGGACGCCGCCTACCTGCGCTACCTGGTGGCCCGGCTCGGCGCCTACCCCAACGTGTGGTGGTCGCTGTGCAACGAGTTCGACCAGATGACCGACCGTCCCACCGAGCGCTGGACGCGCGCCGGTGAGCTGCTCGCCGAGATCGACGCCCACGAGCACCTGCGCTCGATCCACAACTGGGTCGAGCTCTACGACTACAACCAGCCCTGGGTCACCCACGCCTCCATCCAGAACGGGTTCGCCACCGAGACGTTCGGCCGCGCGAGCCTGTACCGCGACGTCTACCGCAAGCCGGTCGTGCTGGACGAGATCAAGTACGAGGGCGACACCGAACGCTGGGGACGCCTGAGCGCCGAGGAACTGGTGGACCGGTTCTGGATCACCACCAGCTCGGGCTGCTACGCCTCCCACGGGGAGAGCTTCGTCACCGAGTCCGCCAGCCTGCACATCGTCGAGGGCGGCCGGCTGCGCGGGCGGAGCCCGGCCCGGCTGGGCTTCCTGCGGCAGGTGCTCGATGGGCTGAAGGTCCCCGGCCTGGACCCGATCGACAAGTGGGACGACCCGGCCTGCGTGGTGGGCAGGCCCCGCGAGCAGTACCTGGTCTACCTCGGCCGCGAGGCTCCCGCCGAGTGGACGTTCCGTCTCCCGCAGGGCCACGACGGCGACCGGCTCGAGGTCGGCGACGCCTTCGAGATCCAGATCATCGACACCTGGAACATGACCATCGCGACCGCCCCCGAGCAGTTCGTGCTCACCGACGTCCAGCGCAACGACGCCTACGCCACCGGCAACAACCCGCTGGCCCTCCCCGCGGGCGAGGCCATCGCGCTGCTGATCACCCGCGCATGA
- a CDS encoding glycoside hydrolase family 2 TIM barrel-domain containing protein, with translation MSTERYWESHAPGEGRRRPRAEAATDVRTLSLNGTWRFRLCPTAAGTGAAFLAADFDDTAWDEIRVPSHWVLEDVTPLAGGEPRSLRGSAEGPLYTNTAFPIPIDPPRVPTENPTGDYRLVFDAPADWGTSILRLRGADSCAKVWLNGVELGWSTGSRLPVEYDAPVRPGRNVLCVRVHRWSAGTYLEDQDMWWLPGIFRDVDMIERPTAAIEDHHVHADYDHRTGLGTLRVDAEVADGSPARVRIPELGIDIDAGEEITAEVTPWSADHPRLYRGTLTTAEETIELAIGFRRVEISGGVLLANGTPLRFHGVNRHEHDPVTGRTQDRATMIRDIEMMKQANIDAVRTSHYPPHPDFLSLCDEYGLWVVEECDLETHGFIYAGWEKNPPDDPAWFPALQDRIERMVEPDKNHPSVVIWSMANESWTGAGFDLLEQWIRERDPSRPVLYERDPSYRNSDFYSCMYPELDALEAIGRREETRPENVTDAEDARRRTLPFLLVEYAHAMGNGPGSLQDYQRILESSDRFCGGFVWEWIDHGFDARTTDGTPFTLHGGAVDFRPTGGRFCLDGLVFADRTPSPGLTELAKAYAPVRIAIGDAIAVTNRRHTTDTSDLQWSWEALVDGRKVAEGALEIPPVPAGGSGEVPLPALTLPGDGEAHLTVEARLAQDTPWAPAGHVVAWSQHQLRPAPALARPAGGEDAATAQRTPSGLVLGPATFDADTGRLVRLGDLELEGPWLDVHRAPTENDRGQGGRNDLSAAWAAVGMDRMLDRTLEVRADGDRVRVTGRVAAATHPHALEYALDWHLQEDLLWLDVHVDFTGPWEKTPLKGLEIVLPRLGLLFGLPREYARADWFGRGPGETYADSFAGSRLGRWSAAIDDLQTPYPVPQENGNHVHTRELTLSGPGLADLRAVGDPVFDFTARRWTSKDLQVARFPHELRDSGRVWLNVDHGQLGVGSASVGTRLPDRYRLPRTSTSWRIGLGLG, from the coding sequence ATGAGCACCGAACGCTACTGGGAGTCCCACGCCCCGGGCGAGGGCCGCCGTCGCCCCCGGGCCGAGGCGGCCACGGACGTCCGCACCCTCTCCCTGAACGGCACCTGGCGGTTCCGGCTGTGCCCGACGGCGGCCGGTACCGGAGCCGCGTTCCTCGCCGCGGACTTCGACGACACCGCCTGGGACGAGATCCGCGTGCCCTCGCACTGGGTGCTGGAGGACGTGACCCCGCTGGCGGGCGGGGAGCCGCGCTCGCTGCGCGGTAGCGCCGAGGGGCCGCTGTACACGAACACCGCGTTCCCGATCCCGATCGACCCGCCACGGGTGCCCACCGAGAACCCGACCGGGGACTACCGGCTGGTCTTCGACGCCCCGGCGGACTGGGGCACCTCGATCCTGCGGCTGCGCGGCGCGGACTCCTGCGCGAAGGTGTGGCTGAACGGCGTCGAGCTGGGCTGGTCCACCGGCAGCCGGCTGCCGGTGGAGTACGACGCCCCGGTGCGCCCGGGCCGCAACGTGCTGTGCGTGCGGGTGCACCGCTGGTCGGCCGGCACCTACCTGGAGGACCAGGACATGTGGTGGCTGCCCGGGATCTTCCGGGACGTCGACATGATCGAGCGGCCCACCGCCGCGATCGAGGACCATCACGTCCACGCCGACTACGACCACCGCACCGGTCTGGGCACGCTCCGGGTGGACGCCGAGGTGGCCGACGGGTCACCGGCCCGCGTGCGCATCCCCGAGCTCGGGATCGACATCGACGCCGGGGAAGAGATCACCGCCGAGGTCACCCCGTGGAGCGCCGACCACCCGCGGCTGTACCGCGGCACCCTCACGACGGCGGAGGAGACCATCGAGCTGGCGATCGGTTTCCGCCGGGTCGAGATCTCGGGCGGCGTGCTGCTCGCCAACGGCACACCGTTGCGCTTCCACGGCGTGAACCGGCACGAGCACGACCCGGTGACCGGCCGCACCCAGGACCGGGCCACGATGATCCGCGACATCGAGATGATGAAGCAGGCCAACATCGACGCCGTCCGCACCAGCCACTACCCCCCGCACCCGGACTTCCTGAGCCTGTGCGACGAGTACGGGCTCTGGGTGGTCGAGGAGTGCGACCTGGAGACCCACGGCTTCATCTACGCCGGCTGGGAGAAGAACCCGCCCGACGATCCTGCCTGGTTCCCCGCGCTGCAGGACCGGATCGAGCGGATGGTCGAGCCGGACAAGAACCACCCGAGCGTGGTGATCTGGTCGATGGCGAACGAGAGCTGGACCGGCGCCGGCTTCGACCTGCTCGAGCAGTGGATCCGCGAGCGTGACCCCTCCCGGCCCGTGCTCTACGAACGCGACCCCTCGTACCGCAACTCCGACTTCTACTCCTGCATGTACCCCGAGCTGGACGCCCTGGAGGCGATCGGACGGCGGGAGGAGACCCGGCCCGAGAACGTCACCGACGCCGAGGATGCCCGCCGCCGCACCCTGCCCTTCCTGCTGGTGGAGTACGCCCACGCCATGGGCAACGGCCCCGGTTCGCTGCAGGACTACCAGCGCATCCTGGAGAGCTCGGACCGCTTCTGCGGCGGCTTCGTCTGGGAGTGGATCGACCACGGTTTCGATGCCCGCACCACCGACGGCACACCCTTCACCCTGCACGGCGGGGCGGTCGACTTCCGGCCCACCGGCGGGCGCTTCTGCCTGGACGGTCTCGTCTTCGCCGACCGCACCCCCAGCCCGGGCCTGACCGAGCTGGCGAAGGCGTATGCGCCGGTGCGGATCGCGATCGGGGACGCGATCGCGGTGACCAACCGCCGCCACACCACCGACACCAGCGACCTGCAGTGGAGCTGGGAGGCGCTCGTGGACGGCCGGAAGGTCGCCGAGGGCGCCCTCGAGATCCCGCCGGTCCCCGCCGGGGGCAGCGGTGAGGTGCCCCTGCCCGCACTGACCCTGCCCGGCGACGGCGAAGCCCACCTGACCGTCGAGGCACGCCTCGCGCAGGACACCCCCTGGGCCCCGGCGGGCCACGTGGTGGCCTGGAGCCAGCACCAGCTGCGCCCGGCTCCCGCCCTCGCACGCCCCGCGGGCGGTGAGGACGCTGCGACAGCGCAGCGGACGCCGTCGGGACTCGTGCTCGGCCCGGCCACCTTCGATGCCGACACCGGGCGCCTGGTGCGCCTGGGCGACCTGGAGCTGGAGGGGCCGTGGCTGGACGTGCACCGCGCCCCCACCGAGAACGACCGGGGCCAGGGCGGCCGCAACGACCTCTCGGCGGCGTGGGCCGCCGTCGGGATGGACCGGATGCTGGACCGGACGCTGGAGGTACGGGCCGATGGCGACCGGGTGCGCGTCACCGGCCGGGTGGCCGCCGCCACCCATCCGCACGCGCTGGAGTACGCGCTGGACTGGCACCTGCAGGAGGACCTGCTGTGGCTGGACGTGCACGTGGACTTCACCGGCCCCTGGGAGAAGACCCCGCTGAAGGGGTTGGAGATCGTGCTGCCCCGGCTGGGACTGCTGTTCGGCCTGCCCCGGGAGTACGCGCGGGCGGACTGGTTCGGGCGCGGCCCCGGGGAGACCTATGCCGACTCCTTCGCCGGCTCCCGTCTCGGCCGCTGGTCGGCCGCGATCGACGACCTGCAGACCCCGTACCCGGTACCACAGGAGAACGGCAACCACGTGCACACCCGGGAGCTGACCCTGTCCGGACCCGGGCTGGCGGACCTGCGCGCGGTGGGTGACCCGGTGTTCGACTTCACTGCGCGGCGCTGGACGTCCAAGGACCTGCAGGTGGCGCGCTTCCCGCACGAGCTGCGCGACTCCGGGCGGGTGTGGCTCAACGTGGACCACGGGCAGCTGGGCGTCGGCTCGGCCTCGGTGGGGACCAGGCTTCCGGACCGGTACCGGCTTCCGCGGACCAGCACGTCCTGGCGGATCGGGCTCGGTCTGGGCTGA
- a CDS encoding ABC transporter substrate-binding protein, with amino-acid sequence MNIRTRRRTVAVASTLLVSSLTLAACSGGDDSGSGSDGGSDNGSDAGTSIGTDADSFEVLTANENPTLREQLDALAANQCSAENEALPLEHRTIAQGDTVQQITLLASQGALPSHFIAGTDQVRPTGDLGGGDLVLDYEEAFTEAGVWENILPAASSTVESVYGQMVSLPYQYNLEGFWYNKEILAELGLEEPQSYDELVDAADAAAEAGYIPIAQSGADGWPLTRLMGLYIFRNVGPEAMAAVRDGEASLTDPEYVAGAQALQDLALNGALGDGFISRTGDQATAALLSGQALMKYDGTWLLSAVNDAERNEVGEDNIGFMPFPDVSGGQGSADQYPANAGAAMAINPETYGPLTADWFACIAENYGEQALNEAGVLSGFAINGEVGDIPPATADIQERISSIDETVLWFEALLDSESNSLASTNVSLLTNGDMTAEEYMSQLQESIDSNR; translated from the coding sequence ATGAACATCCGCACCCGGCGCCGTACCGTCGCCGTCGCCAGCACCCTGCTCGTCTCGTCGCTGACCCTCGCCGCCTGCTCCGGCGGCGACGACAGCGGCTCCGGATCCGACGGCGGGTCCGACAACGGCTCCGACGCCGGCACCAGCATCGGGACCGACGCCGACAGCTTCGAGGTCCTGACCGCCAACGAGAACCCCACCCTGCGTGAGCAGCTGGACGCCCTCGCGGCGAACCAGTGCTCGGCCGAGAACGAGGCGCTCCCGCTGGAGCACCGCACCATCGCCCAGGGCGACACGGTGCAGCAGATCACCTTGCTTGCCAGCCAGGGCGCACTGCCCTCGCACTTCATCGCCGGCACCGACCAGGTCCGGCCCACCGGTGACCTCGGCGGCGGTGACCTCGTGCTCGACTACGAGGAGGCGTTCACCGAGGCCGGTGTGTGGGAGAACATCCTGCCGGCCGCCTCCTCGACCGTGGAGTCGGTCTACGGCCAGATGGTCTCGCTGCCGTACCAGTACAACCTCGAGGGCTTCTGGTACAACAAGGAGATCCTCGCCGAGCTCGGGCTCGAGGAGCCGCAGAGCTATGACGAGCTGGTCGACGCGGCGGATGCTGCGGCCGAGGCCGGCTACATCCCGATCGCCCAGTCCGGTGCGGACGGATGGCCGCTGACCCGCCTCATGGGCCTGTACATCTTCCGCAACGTCGGCCCCGAGGCCATGGCGGCCGTGCGCGACGGCGAGGCCAGCCTGACCGACCCCGAGTACGTGGCCGGCGCCCAGGCGCTGCAGGACCTGGCCCTGAACGGCGCACTCGGTGACGGCTTCATCTCCCGCACCGGCGACCAGGCCACCGCGGCCCTGCTGAGCGGGCAGGCCCTGATGAAGTACGACGGCACCTGGCTGCTCAGCGCTGTCAACGACGCCGAGCGCAACGAGGTCGGCGAGGACAACATCGGCTTCATGCCCTTCCCGGACGTCTCAGGCGGCCAGGGCTCGGCCGACCAGTACCCCGCCAACGCCGGCGCCGCGATGGCCATCAATCCCGAGACCTACGGTCCCCTGACGGCCGACTGGTTCGCCTGCATCGCCGAGAACTACGGCGAGCAGGCCCTCAACGAGGCCGGCGTGCTTTCCGGCTTCGCGATCAACGGCGAGGTCGGCGACATCCCGCCGGCCACCGCCGACATCCAGGAGCGGATCTCCTCCATCGACGAGACCGTGCTGTGGTTCGAGGCGCTGCTCGACTCCGAGAGCAACTCGCTGGCCTCCACGAACGTCTCCCTGCTCACCAACGGGGACATGACCGCCGAGGAGTACATGAGCCAGCTGCAGGAAAGCATCGACTCCAACCGCTGA